Proteins encoded by one window of Branchiostoma floridae strain S238N-H82 chromosome 6, Bfl_VNyyK, whole genome shotgun sequence:
- the LOC118417557 gene encoding uncharacterized protein LOC118417557 gives MTAPTWTSVIPIILFSGATTLTDGSAMFIQYPPSTVEGGQGDDKLLSFAANGTEEHESIVIQGPNPITGSNKFVPVYELGAGEEDPHEPFKGNFSVSIAWFNGITVVNLTILDFQLGEVGLYKLSVGFHTGPDINVTMNDLNGSDEGITNNTAATALMTTGSHVNNTGSASSGGLPGGSIAAIVIVVVLPIIAIVVAGGCIYKRRNGRPPQVPPQRYDPVHNGGRDPHDNRFMQGDQGGRRQSFVTMFDSP, from the exons ATGACCGCTCCGACATGGACTTCCGTGATCCCTATCATCCTGTTCAGTGGGGCAACCACACTTACAG ACGGATCAGCGATGTTCATCCAATATCCACCCTCTACGGTCGAGGGTGGTCAGGGAGACGACAAACTTCTCTCCTTTGCTGCCAACGGCACTGAAGAACATGAATCTATAGTAATTCAGGGCCCAAACCCCATTACGGGGTCAAATAAGTTCGTGCCCGTCTATGAGCTTGGAGCAGGAGAGGAAGATCCACATGAACCATTCAAAGGCAATTTCTCAGTTAGCATTGCCTGGTTCAATGGAATCACAGTCGTCAACCTGACCATACTCGATTTTCAACTTGGAGAGGTTGGGTTATACAAGCTAAGTGTGGGGTTCCACACAGGACCAGACATAAACGTGACTATGAATG ACCTGAATGGTTCCGATGAAGGCATCACGAACAACACAGCTGCCACTGCTCTGATGACCACGGGAAGCCATGTCAACAACACGG GCTCCGCCTCAAGCGGAGGACTGCCGGGTGGGAGCATTGCCGCCATAGTGATCGTGGTAGTGCTGCCCATCATCGCAATTGTAGTAGCTGGTGGATGCATCTACAAACGGCGGAACGGCCGGCCTCCGCAAGTTCCTCCG CAGCGTTACGACCCTGTGCACAACGGTGGAAGAGATCCTCATGACAACAGGTTCATGCAGGGCGATCAG GGTGGCCGGCGGCAGTCCTTTGTAACCATGTTTGACTCCCCATAA
- the LOC118417558 gene encoding uncharacterized protein LOC118417558, giving the protein MAYPPPQKPVGIVYCEAHLAGGFDLHVPRCIVKVLLQSSVGQHDTSLRSKTSFCGTFPGLVDLLTAQTTSDVEQFWVLFQWVQREGRRQQPRKSLPGDSPFEFLRAVKDGKRSYADLYQKLCSTADLKCKTVTGLCKSTGNQAGRPSGERGNVTFKSSSWNVVTINGRRALVDCQFELNFDPDRMPPCYFLSLPTHFATTHFPDDRSLQLLQGSVTLAQFRSHDTCLKSSARGKVAAEGSPVRKKAKRDEPKEERKTSEAESRKDPDSDPIMTLDELKDDRLKPIPEGYTHHIMISYCHKQRKKVAKIRKHLDKLGYKVWIDEEDMEGTLASSMAKGIINAAINGTT; this is encoded by the exons ATGGCTTACCCTCCCCCTCAGAAACCGGTGGG CATTGTTTACTGTGAGGCACACCTGGCTGGTGGCT TCGACTTACATGTACCACGATGTATCGTGAAGGTCTTACTGCAGTCTTCTGTAGGACAACATGACACCAGTTTACGTTCAAAG ACTTCCTTCTGCGGTACATTTCCAGGGTTGGTGGACTTGCTAACAGCGCAGACCACCAGTGATGTTGAGCAGTTCTGGGTTCTATTCCAATGGGTCCAACGTGAAGGCAGACGTCAGCAACCGCGCAAGTCGCTGCCAGGGGACTCTCCATTCGAGTTTCTGAGAGCGGTGAAGGACGGGAAACGATCTTATGCTGACTTGTACCAGAAATTGTGCAG CACCGCCGACCTAAAATGTAAAACCGTAACTGGTCTTTGCAAGTCTACTGGCAACCAAGCGGGCAGACCCTCCGGAGAACGAGGTAACGTTACTTTCAAATCGTCATCGTGGAACGTGGTAACCATCAATGGAAGACGCGCATTGGTGGACTGCCAATTCGAACTGAACTTCGACCCGGACCGAATGCCGCCATGTTATTTCTTGTCGCTCCCTACCCACTTTGCCACTACCCACTTTCCTGATGACAGGTCCCTTCAACTGCTCCAGGGCAGCGTCACGTTGGCACAGTTCCGAAGCCACGACACTTGTTTGAAATCATCAGCGCGTGGAAAGGTAGCCGCGGAGGGGTCTCCAGTTAGAAAGAAAGCGAAACGAGATGAACCTAAAGAAGAAAGGAAGACGTCGGAGGCAGAGTCCAGGAAGGATCCCGACAGCGATCCGATTATGA cGCTCGATGAACTGAAGGATGACCGCCTTAAACCAATTCCAGAAGGTTATACCCATCACATCATGATCAGTTACTGCCATAAGCAGAGGAAGAAGGTCGCCAAGATCAGAAAACATCTCGACAAGCTAGGCTACAAG GTGTGGATAGACGAGGAAGACATGGAAGGGACCTTGGCAAGCTCCATGGCAAAGGGGATCATCAATGCTgcaatt AATGGGACAACATAA
- the LOC118418703 gene encoding uncharacterized protein LOC118418703, whose translation MEGTLASSMAKGIINAAIVLTALSDDYVQSDYCKQEAILANKMKRKIVPLKMADYKPDGWLDLLIAGLKYVDFSSTQSFTGQLKKLESEIENRLEEVAAEGPPVEDEANSDETQDERETSGNSSEAESMEDHNSDPMMTLREPKGIRIKAPPDGCSHHIMISYCYKQQKKVAKIRAHLNKVGYKVWSDENMEGTLLSTKARGIKNAAIVLIALSDDYVQNYDCKKEAILAKEKKRKIIPMKMADYKPDPWLALLIAGLSSVDFSSTQSFTGQLKKLKSKIEKGLEKLREVEKKESM comes from the exons ATGGAAGGGACCTTGGCAAGCTCCATGGCAAAGGGGATCATCAATGCTGCAATTGTTCTTACCGCTTTATCCGATGACTACGTTCAAAGCGATTACTGCAAGCAAG AAGCCATCTTGGCCAACAAGATGAAAAGGAAGATCGTTCCTTTAAAGATGGCGGACTACAAACCTGACGGCTGGCTAGACTTGTTGATTGCTGGGTTGAAGTATGTCGACTTTTCTTCCACACAGTCCTTTACTGGTCAACTCAAGAAGCTGGAGTCTGAAATAGAGAATAGGTTGGAAGAGGTAGCCGCGGAGGGCCCTCCAGTTGAAGATGAAGCAAACTCAGACGAAACTCAAGACGAAAGGGAGACGTCCGGGAACTCGTCGGAGGCAGAGTCCATGGAGGATCACAACAGCGATCCGATGATGA CACTCAGAGAACCGAAGGGTATCCGCATCAAAGCCCCTCCAGATGGTTGTAGCCACCACATCATGATCAGCTACTGCTATAAGCAGCAGAAGAAGGTCGCGAAGATCAGAGCTCATCTCAACAAAGTAGGCTACAAG GTGTGGTCAGACGAGAACATGGAAGGGACCTTGCTAAGCACCAAGGCAAGAGGAATAAAAAATGCTGCCATCGTTCTTATCGCTTTATCTGATGACTACGTTCAAAACTATGATTGCAAGAAAG AAGCCATCCTCGCaaaagagaagaaaaggaaGATCATTCCTATGAAGATGGCGGACTACAAACCTGACCCCTGGCTGGCCTTGTTGATTGCTGGGTTATCGTCTGTCGACTTTTCTTCCACACAGTCCTTTACTGGTCAACTGAAGAAGCTGAAGTCTAAAATCGAGAAAGGGTTGGAAAAGCTGCGTGAAGTTGAGAAAAAAGAAAGTATGTAA
- the LOC118417559 gene encoding kin of IRRE-like protein 3: MKMGLPVISTTTLSVVTVLMAVQIGSVNSQFINEIKVLQTRLGRNLLSAGHHVDYVIRPSDTNAVVNGTATLYCKINSEMTSTSVKWFCPPNYHFCTEGRNSGHPRYSVTGGEEEYNLFINPVQPEDDGMFRCWVREFRGEPAEAMLTVLTQAGAPVITGYSNPVREGDTLTLSCTSRGGHPRPILSWSLGSVPLEAYTRSTDVSEIGVTFRIQREHHGQVVTCSASQPGFPQLLRDLSTHITLEVQYAPSVSIVVASPEMTKEGKIVKVKEGSTVTIKCNVESNPPSTIEWHGPRSVPLPLNQPELHISTIARNQGGTFICTADNSIASASNKTTVDVLYPPKILTNVQHRRVMVGSELTLKCVAEGNPAPTIIWSNHSNGDHLSNPLVVPAVSYATSGKYICIAVQSDWLDKKEVFIEVTGKPVIVRSSDVVYAEAGSGVELRCNVEADPTINGSYWSWTESDGNRTTLWSNNTKARFLAYQVISARGIAMVLAIDNIMPDDFRRYQCTATNTFGQDSRRLMLQPTIGTTSLSLPLLVGLGCSACVVCVVFVYFMKRYCHLVNKRKDNDQAEIDLVVMQPLNGTTDGHAVRLQSTSVSESARNMQSPVGNDRRESQDMRAGQERSNIQRQPDGDEEFLLQGADTHGGQSEIHLPYRNDDITDHNDSDTHITESYMDYTPEERDMEFKEDQITLLEQLGEGQFGKVHKAKAHFIHDQPGSRIVAVKTVKAHASAEVRDDMLKELRMMMRLLDPHPNVVTLLGYCTKSDPVMLVVEYVPNGDLLSFLRRDRAARNVTYANLHTESRTLQNTDLISFAWQVSKGMCYLASKQCIHRDLAARNVLVGEHKTCKVSDFGLARDGPEYKKVKDGLLLMM; this comes from the exons ATGAAGATGGGCTTACCAGTCATTTCAACGACTACTTTGTCAGTCGTTACCGTTCTGATGGCCGTTCAAATAGGATCTGTCAACTCACAATTTATCAACGAGATTAAAGTGCTGCAAACGAGACTAGGAAGAAATCTCCTGTCTGCTGGCCACCATGTGGACTATGTGATCAGACCGTCTGACACCAACGCCGTGGTCAATGGGACAGCGACTCTTTACTGCAAAATTAACTCCGAAATGACTAGTACGTCAGTAAAATGGTTCTGTCCACCGAATTACCACTTCTGTACCGAGGGCAGAAACTCTGGCCACCCGAGGTATTCTGTGACAGGTGGTGAGGAAGAGTACAACCTGTTTATAAACCCTGTACAACCAGAGGACGATGGAATGTTTCGCTGCTGGGTGAGGGAGTTCAGAGGTGAACCAGCGGAGGCCATGCTGACAGTACTCA CCCAGGCAGGAGCCCCTGTTATCACTGGTTATAGTAATCCTGTCAGAGAGGGAGACACACTGACGTTATCCTGTACTAGCCGCGGTGGTCACCCTCGGCCGATATTGTCATGGTCCCTGGGTTCAGTCCCATTGGAAGCATACACCCGCTCTACAGATGTCAGCGAGATAGGAGTGACTTTTAGGATACAACGAGAGCACCATGGCCAAGTCGTTACATGCAGCGCATCGCAGCCAGGGTTTCCCCAACTGCTGCGTGATCTGAGTACACACATAACATTGGAAGTGCAat ACGCTCCATCGGTGAGTATCGTCGTTGCATCACCAGAGATGACAAAAGAGGGCAAGATTGTAAAAGTAAAAGAAGGCAGTACCGTAACAATAAAATGCAATGTAGAAAGCAATCCACCGTCGACTATCGAATGGCACGGTCCGCGCAGTGTACCTCTGCCGTTGAACCAGCCTGAACTCCATATCAGCACCATTGCAAGGAACCAGGGTGGGACCTTCATATGTACTGCTGACAACTCCATCGCCTCAGCATCTAACAAGACGACAGTTGATGTTCTTT ATCCACCTAAAATCCTGACCAATGTTCAGCACAGAAGAGTGATGGTGGGATCCGAGCTAACTCTTAAATGCGTTGCTGAAGGAAATCCAGCTCCGACCATTATTTGGTCAAACCACAGCAACGGTGATCATCTGTCTAACCCTTTGGTGGTACCCGCTGTCAGCTACGCAACGTCTGGTAAATACATCTGTATCGCCGTCCAGTCTGACTGGCTGGATAAAAAGGAAGTGTTCATCGAAGTTACAG GTAAGCCAGTCATCGTTCGTAGTAGTGACGTCGTGTATGCAGAGGCTGGGTCTGGAGTAGAACTGAGATGCAATGTGGAGGCAGACCCTACCATCAACGGGTCGTACTGGTCATGGACGGAATCTGACGGAAACAGAACCACTCTCTGGAGCAACAACACAAAAGCCAG GTTTTTGGCGTACCAAGTGATCTCAGCCAGAGGAATCGCCATGGTGCTTGCGATAGACAACATTATGCCGGACGACTTCAGACGTTACCAGTGCACAGCTACAAACACATTCGGACAGGACAGTAGAAGGCTGATGTTGCAACCCACAATTG GAACTACCAGCCTCTCACTGCCCCTACTAGTTGGGTTAGGATGTAGTGCCTGCGTAGTCTGTGTTGTCTTCGTATACTTCATGAAGAGATATTGCCATTTG GTAAACAAGAGAAAGGACAATGACCAGGCCGAGATAGACCTGGTCGTAATGCAACCACTGAATGGAACTACAGATGGACATGCCGTAAGATTGCAAAGTACGAGTGTGTCCGAGTCGGCACGCAACATGCAAAGCCCAGTAGGAAACGATCGAAGAGAG TCGCAAGATATGAGGGCTGGGCAAGAGCGTTCGAATATTCAAAGGCAACCGGATGGAGACGAAGAGTTCCTGCTGCAGGGTGCAGACACTCATGGCGGACAGTCTGAG ATTCATCTGCCATATAGAAACGACGACATCACCGACCACAATGACAGTGACACCCATATCACGGAATCATACATGGACTATACCCCGGAGGAGAGGGACATGGAGTTCAAAGAAGACCAGATAACGTTACTTGAACAGCTAGGGGAGGGGCAGTTCGGAAAGGTGCACAAGGCGAAAGCACACTTCATCCACGATCAACCGGGGTCTAGAATTGTTGCCGTCAAAACTGTAAAAG CCCACGCGTCAGCTGAAGTTCGAGACGACATGTTGAAGGAACTCAGGATGATGATGCGACTGCTGGACCCCCACCCGAATGTCGTGACTCTGCTAGGGTATTGTACAAAATCAG ATCCGGTCATGCTGGTAGTGGAATACGTGCCCAACGGAGACCTTCTGTCGTTCTTGAGAAGAGACCGAGCTGCACGGAACGTGACGTACGCAAACCTGCACACGGAGAGCAGGACTCTGCAGAATACTGACCTCATCTCATTCGCCTGGCAGGTGTCCAAGGGGATGTGTTACCTGGCATCCAAGCAG TGCATCCACAGAGATCTCGCGGCCAGAAACGTTCTAGTCGGAGAGCACAAGACATGTAAAGTGTCTGACTTTGGTCTGGCAAGGGATGGACCGGAATACAAGAAAGTTAAAGAC GGACTATTGTTGATGATGTGA
- the LOC118418712 gene encoding tyrosine-protein kinase receptor Tie-1-like, whose protein sequence is MTALRAVDEVQRGLILQKPPHCTDDLYFIMENCWHFVPDERPPFSELSAALSKLIMDAKDHIMLNHYDEHQYANLERSAEELC, encoded by the exons ATGACAGCCCTGCGAGCTGTTGATGAGGTTCAAAGAGGACTGATATTACAGAAGCCACCGCACTGTACAGACGATCT ATATTTCATCATGGAAAACTGCTGGCATTTTGTACCCGACGAAAGACCACCCTTCTCAGAGCTGTCGGCAGCTTTATCAAAGCTTATAATGGACGCGAAG gATCACATTATGCTGAATCATTATGACGAGCACCAGTACGCCAACCTGGAACGGTCAGCTGAAGAGCTATGTTAG
- the LOC118418708 gene encoding uncharacterized protein LOC118418708: MEQFVGKWRQSTMDFEKMKALYAKMGAPEAALDGQKEHWKTSYIEVAENGTHWKYGNDSAPGGDATVTFDMAEKVCNRTGKGGVIKSTFEMKGDTEMVIHNPNGLKLTAKMAGHEMKLTQTLDDVSVDTVYTKSE; encoded by the exons ATGGAACAGTTTGTGGGCAAATGGCGGCAGTCTACTATGGACTTCGAGAAAATGAAGGCACTGTATGCTAAGATGG GTGCACCTGAAGCTGCACTAGACGGGCAGAAAGAACACTGGAAGACATCGTACATAGAAGTGGCTGAAAACGGTACTCATTGGAAG TATGGCAATGACAGTGCACCAGGTGGAGATGCAACCGTGACGTTTGACATGGCAGAGAAAGTGTGCAACCGCACCGGCAAGGGAGGTGTCATAAAG AGCACCTTTGAGATGAAGGGTGACACAGAAATGGTCATACACAACCCTAATGGTCTCAAGTTGACCGCAAAGATGGCTGGACACGAGATGAAACTC ACCCAGACTCTTGATGACGTCAGCGTGGACACGGTGTACACGAAATCGGAGTGA